Proteins encoded in a region of the Panicum hallii strain FIL2 chromosome 3, PHallii_v3.1, whole genome shotgun sequence genome:
- the LOC112884349 gene encoding uncharacterized protein LOC112884349, translating into MADDAIMERSLAAAIESSVAATDGNLTCLLIPAQYQHHWFQEQELAAAARLLPDDDDELHIAGDVVAGLLNEISPRDSDLDERIVECPMAQRLVLLGMASLQREVVDDAQISSLLEAAEAYRDGGFGAVPADATAVASLGKQTFRAAGAGGDDGSADRQSCGICLEDFEDGDEISVMPCSGGHGFHTNCIAKWLGRYSNMCPLCRHALLIRRLESCEWHQEIRLRVYSPRNM; encoded by the coding sequence ATGGCCGACGACGCGATCATGGAACGCTCCTTGGCCGCCGCTATCGAGAGCAGCGTGGCCGCCACCGACGGCAACCTCACCTGCTTGTTGATCCCGGCCCAATACCAGCACCACTGGTTCCAAGAACAGGAACTAGCAGCTGCTGCACGGCTTCTTCCTGACGATGACGACGAGTTGCACATCGCCGGTGACGTCGTGGCCGGCCTGCTCAACGAGATTAGCCCCCGTGACTCCGACCTCGACGAGCGGATCGTCGAGTGCCCGATGGCGCAGCGGCTGGTGCTTCTGGGCATGGCGAGCTTGCAGCGGGAGGTTGTCGATGACGCGCAAATCAGTAGCCTGCTCGAAGCAGCAGAAGCGTATCGCGACGGCGGGTTCGGCGCAGTCCCCGCGGACGCCACTGCGGTGGCCAGCCTGGGGAAGCAAACGTTTCGCGCTGCCGGTGCTGGAGGAGACGACGGCTCGGCAGATCGTCAGAGCTGCGGCATATGCTTGGAGGACTTTGAGGACGGCGACGAGATTAGCGTGATGCCGTGCTCGGGCGGGCACGGGTTCCACACGAACTGCATCGCCAAGTGGTTGGGGCGCTACAGCAACATGTGCCCTCTCTGCCGCCACGCGCTGCTGATTCGTAGATTGGAGTCTTGCGAATGGCATCAAGAAATTCGTTTGCGTGTTTATTCACCAAGGAATATGTGA
- the LOC112884350 gene encoding E3 ubiquitin-protein ligase RING1-like — MLVRFGSHGARTVHGHRQELGRGGTRRRLVWLRPRLHESTELFDQRSDDRDLVEQIVHRQVHEAMMLHLLARALGLDIETIIACLQEGANGGGGFGAVPASAAAVAALEKHTFHATEGCGGESECAICFEDFEDGEEVSVMPCAHGHEYHTTCITKSLGRSNMCSLCRHELPTGVDGH, encoded by the coding sequence ATGCTTGTGCGGTTCGGCAGCCATGGAGCACGCACTGTCCATGGCCACCGGCAGGAGCTTGGGCGTGGCggcacacgccgccgcctggTCTGGCTGCGGCCCCGGTTGCACGAATCGACGGAGCTCTTCGACCAACGGAGTGACGACCGCGACCTCGTCGAGCAGATCGTTCACCGCCAGGTCCATGAGGCGATGATGCTGCATCTCCTGGCACGGGCGCTGGGGCTCGACATCGAAACTATTATTGCCTGTCTCCAAGAAGGagcgaacggcggcggcgggttcgGTGCGGTCCCCGCGTCCGCCGCGGCCGTGGCCGCCCTAGAGAAGCATACGTTTCACGCCACGGAAGGGTGCGGCGGCGAGTCGGAGTGCGCAATCTGCTTCGAGGACTTTGAGGATGGCGAGGAGGTCAGCGTGATGCCGTGCGCACACGGGCACGAGTACCACACGACCTGCATCACCAAGTCGCTGGGGCGCAGCAACATGTGCTCTCTCTGCCGCCATGAACTGCCCACAGGCGTGGATGGCCACTGA